Proteins encoded in a region of the Prochlorothrix hollandica PCC 9006 = CALU 1027 genome:
- a CDS encoding EAL domain-containing protein yields MIDPQHPDQQPQTIRHLLLVTDPLGQRVVPLDTATYSIGRDPGNFIVLHSRTVSRQHAILLRVTSPDSEQYIFRVIDGTFQGKRSTNGIFVNGRRCVAHDLNHGDFLEFSDEAKADYYAIGSLSDRDFTRLCSAPDPARLLQDPSGIYSTAAVNTRGAVPNSEAALAHLASFPELIPNPIIELDVTGRITYLNPAAHVQFPGLRRMGIQHPLIAGLPLLVQTLEHPTLARSVQVGDSSYDQFIHYMAENDLIRVFSSDVTDRKRMEVELQRRDLMLQAVATASSALLAEMDFETAIHQALSVLGRAAGADRVVIYENHPHPHTGELSMSLRFEWNREPDTALSSHKQAKNQSYAQYGLQFWSEELSRGKAVRGVGATLTISEQAWLAHNQARSVLMVPIWQGSRCWGHVDFHDCHQPNPWSVHEESVLIAMAASLSGSLLRRQAEEVLHYRATHDLLTGLPNRVLFDQQLADALKATQKEKGGLGVLFLDLDNFKDINDSLGHTFGDLLLKAVAQRLQEVSSPDHIIARWGGDEFTILLPNIQQETEAVTLAQHFLQSFNFRFELAQTELYISASIGVTFHCPSLGRLSLDGETLIREADTALYQAKAQGRNNYQVYRPTMSVKTPELLALEQQLRHALDNDEFVVMYQPQVDVCTGALVGMEALVRWQHPVRGQISPGVFVPIAEESGLIVAMGEWVLRQSCQQNQRWQSMGLLPLRVGVNLSPKQFRQPRLVENIAKILAETGLEPQYLELEVTESTVIEDIEFTQLLMRDLNRLGIRLSIDDFGTGHSSLSRLQFLPLDTIKIDQAFVRDLSRHAKTSHIIAAIVALGRSLGLHLIAEGVETQEQLEFLRSIDCDSAQGFLFHRPLSAEQFTLLLREEGRRLQRNPSPSP; encoded by the coding sequence ATGATTGACCCGCAGCATCCGGATCAGCAGCCCCAGACGATACGTCATCTTTTACTAGTGACGGATCCCCTGGGACAGCGGGTTGTCCCCCTCGACACAGCCACCTACTCCATTGGCCGCGATCCCGGTAATTTCATTGTTCTCCACTCCAGAACCGTATCGCGGCAACATGCCATCCTGTTGCGGGTGACGAGTCCTGATTCTGAACAGTATATTTTTCGGGTCATTGACGGCACCTTTCAGGGTAAACGCAGTACCAATGGTATTTTTGTCAATGGTCGCCGCTGTGTTGCCCATGATCTCAACCATGGTGACTTTTTAGAATTTAGTGATGAAGCGAAAGCCGACTACTACGCCATTGGTTCCCTGAGCGATCGGGACTTTACCCGTCTTTGCAGCGCTCCAGATCCCGCTCGACTCTTGCAAGATCCCAGCGGCATCTACAGTACTGCCGCTGTCAATACGCGGGGAGCCGTGCCCAACAGCGAAGCCGCCCTCGCCCACCTGGCTTCCTTTCCTGAATTAATCCCCAATCCCATCATTGAGCTGGATGTGACGGGGCGCATTACCTATCTCAACCCCGCTGCCCATGTTCAGTTTCCAGGGTTGCGCAGAATGGGCATTCAGCATCCCTTGATCGCAGGCTTACCCCTACTGGTGCAGACCCTAGAGCATCCGACCCTGGCGCGATCGGTGCAGGTGGGGGACTCTAGTTATGATCAATTTATCCATTACATGGCGGAAAATGACCTGATTCGGGTTTTTTCTAGTGATGTGACCGATCGCAAACGGATGGAAGTTGAACTCCAGCGGCGGGATTTAATGTTGCAGGCCGTGGCCACCGCCAGTAGTGCCCTCTTGGCGGAAATGGACTTTGAAACCGCCATTCACCAAGCTCTGTCGGTGTTGGGGCGGGCCGCTGGTGCCGATCGGGTGGTGATCTACGAAAACCACCCCCACCCCCACACGGGGGAACTGTCCATGAGTTTACGGTTTGAGTGGAACCGAGAACCCGATACTGCCCTCAGCTCCCACAAACAGGCCAAAAACCAGTCCTATGCCCAGTATGGTCTGCAATTTTGGAGCGAAGAACTGAGCCGAGGCAAAGCGGTGCGGGGGGTGGGTGCCACCTTAACGATTTCGGAACAGGCATGGCTAGCCCACAACCAAGCTCGATCGGTGCTGATGGTGCCCATTTGGCAAGGGAGCCGCTGCTGGGGCCATGTGGATTTCCATGACTGTCACCAGCCTAACCCCTGGTCCGTCCATGAAGAATCGGTGCTGATCGCCATGGCGGCCAGTCTCAGCGGTTCCCTGTTGCGGCGACAGGCGGAAGAAGTGCTGCACTACCGCGCCACCCATGATCTGTTGACGGGACTCCCCAACCGGGTTTTGTTTGATCAGCAATTGGCCGATGCCCTCAAAGCAACTCAAAAAGAGAAGGGGGGCTTAGGGGTACTGTTTCTCGACTTGGATAATTTCAAAGACATTAACGATTCCCTGGGCCACACCTTTGGGGATTTGCTGTTGAAAGCCGTAGCCCAACGGCTTCAGGAAGTCAGTAGTCCTGACCATATTATTGCCCGTTGGGGCGGGGATGAGTTCACCATTTTGCTGCCCAATATTCAGCAAGAAACGGAAGCTGTCACCTTAGCCCAACATTTTTTACAGTCCTTTAATTTCCGCTTTGAACTGGCCCAAACCGAGTTGTATATTTCCGCCAGCATTGGGGTTACTTTCCACTGTCCCAGCTTGGGACGGCTCTCCTTGGATGGGGAAACCCTGATTCGGGAAGCGGACACTGCCCTCTACCAAGCCAAGGCCCAAGGCCGCAATAATTACCAGGTTTACCGCCCCACCATGAGTGTCAAAACGCCGGAGTTGCTGGCCCTGGAACAACAGTTGCGCCACGCCCTGGATAACGACGAGTTTGTGGTGATGTATCAGCCCCAGGTGGATGTGTGTACGGGGGCACTGGTGGGCATGGAGGCGCTGGTGCGGTGGCAGCATCCGGTGCGGGGCCAGATTTCGCCGGGGGTTTTTGTGCCCATTGCGGAGGAAAGTGGCTTAATTGTGGCCATGGGGGAGTGGGTGCTACGCCAGTCCTGTCAACAAAACCAACGCTGGCAGTCCATGGGTCTGCTGCCCCTGCGGGTGGGGGTAAACTTGTCCCCAAAGCAGTTCCGTCAACCGAGACTGGTGGAGAATATTGCTAAGATCTTGGCGGAAACTGGTTTAGAGCCTCAGTATCTAGAGTTAGAAGTCACAGAATCGACAGTTATTGAGGATATTGAGTTTACCCAGCTTCTCATGCGGGACTTGAATCGCTTGGGGATTCGCCTCTCCATTGATGACTTTGGCACGGGTCATTCTTCCCTGAGTCGGCTCCAGTTTTTGCCCCTGGATACCATTAAAATTGACCAAGCCTTTGTGCGGGATCTCAGCCGCCATGCCAAGACTTCCCATATTATTGCGGCGATCGTGGCCCTAGGCCGCAGCTTGGGGTTGCATTTAATTGCCGAAGGGGTGGAAACCCAGGAACAGTTGGAATTCCTGCGATCCATTGACTGCGATTCTGCCCAGGGCTTTCTGTTCCACCGTCCCCTGTCAGCGGAGCAGTTTACGCTGTTGCTACGGGAGGAGGGGCGGCGTTTGCAGCGCAACCCATCCCCATCTCCCTAG
- a CDS encoding SUMF1/EgtB/PvdO family nonheme iron enzyme, which translates to MNLLPGEAPQPNFLQRAFKSAKHLVFPWMAMPDATRDNNSDMIANQQFLQERQFEFSVAQMKWQHTQEIARQAWQEGEADKQRGFLSQESATQRHFQHEENQILQRFQAYQADIQRQWQEGEADKQRLWQENQNKLQLAFQEWALHFTEECQERQLKSRQEYEQYVLEQRHQWEMEAQQRGYEFQFFLEQFRVQATRDRDQFNLVLRDQPWKTQPLPILAEYEGFHKVNQAIPPLVVVSPAAFGFQCPVSQPQPPNVTQGIEQNLTRFLEEHYPKESPAAPARPVAQLWNGVGKVGDPAVIDLHYLFRSVPSIILESQLNAGKLSLDLFFWDVGQQPYSKINILWDFDCKGFLDTLERQKALEWYHQKLRLEQSGLDISRAMPPGSQNAVFEHNLQQLIQERQYQAAGIHDLPGQYLPTPAGITLLMEYLSVLHCLTAGLFIDSYHLMRSRVHPQMPCLVGQLAQRLPEDETQGMVDIILQYAEDLAAQQEQLGDLNIPELLLEFALGFEALQNPTALARLMNAGVNLWLKRRDLPIDPNPAQQVATIAAALRVEDQGFVAKLNQCWERLQQDQRLDVGMACYNRGLERLGAADYRGAIGDFDQVLYLNDQDPHGYFQRGLAYLGLAEAAAYGQALGDFNQVLLLQRDYPEAYRWRGEAHYLLGNHPAALADLRSAATAGVTEAETRWQIVQGVWADLQRREAEEVERQEAYNQGVHYTQQGDYDRAIAAFQKAEQLGHRKARQQREAVEQQKAEAERRQQLSFALPGEGGTLEFVWVPSGELIMVDEHRGSLWDWEVPHEVPSGELIMVDEHHRVQVPEFRIGKFPVTQRQYQAIMKTNPSFFQADDLTPEEQKKGLTHWDRPVEIVTWHQAVEFCEKLTNILKIEGYEVRLPSETMWEWAARDGENSSLTYAGSNDLNEVGWYDDNAGGKTHPVGQKNPTKKLGIHDMSGNVWEWCWDRWSSDSNVLPKKGKPLLEGGDNTKRAVRGGSWFISADICSSGNRYYYNPGNCGIIRGFRVVLLPVGFVP; encoded by the coding sequence ATGAACCTTCTTCCCGGAGAAGCCCCCCAGCCCAACTTTTTGCAACGGGCATTCAAATCCGCAAAACATCTGGTATTTCCCTGGATGGCGATGCCCGATGCCACCCGCGACAACAATAGTGACATGATTGCCAATCAACAGTTTCTCCAGGAGCGGCAATTTGAGTTTAGTGTGGCCCAGATGAAGTGGCAGCATACCCAGGAGATTGCCCGCCAAGCTTGGCAAGAGGGAGAAGCAGATAAGCAGCGGGGGTTTTTGAGCCAGGAAAGCGCGACCCAGCGTCATTTTCAGCACGAAGAAAACCAGATCTTGCAACGGTTTCAGGCGTACCAGGCAGACATTCAGCGCCAATGGCAGGAAGGAGAGGCGGATAAACAGCGCCTCTGGCAAGAAAACCAAAATAAACTACAACTGGCGTTTCAGGAGTGGGCCTTGCACTTTACCGAGGAGTGCCAAGAACGGCAACTGAAATCCCGCCAGGAGTATGAACAATACGTTCTCGAACAGCGGCACCAATGGGAAATGGAAGCCCAGCAGCGGGGCTATGAGTTTCAGTTTTTCCTGGAACAGTTCCGGGTCCAGGCCACCCGCGATCGCGATCAGTTCAACCTAGTCCTGCGGGATCAACCCTGGAAAACTCAGCCCTTGCCGATTTTGGCTGAATACGAAGGATTTCACAAGGTCAATCAAGCGATTCCGCCCTTAGTAGTGGTGTCTCCGGCAGCTTTTGGGTTTCAGTGTCCCGTCAGCCAGCCCCAGCCCCCCAACGTGACCCAGGGCATTGAGCAGAATTTAACCCGGTTTTTGGAGGAACATTACCCCAAGGAAAGTCCCGCTGCTCCGGCGCGACCCGTGGCCCAACTCTGGAACGGGGTAGGCAAAGTGGGGGATCCGGCGGTGATTGATTTGCACTATTTATTTCGATCGGTGCCCAGCATCATTTTAGAGTCCCAACTCAATGCCGGGAAGCTGTCTTTGGATCTGTTTTTCTGGGATGTGGGACAGCAACCCTACAGCAAAATTAACATTCTCTGGGATTTTGACTGCAAAGGGTTTTTGGATACCTTGGAGCGCCAAAAAGCCCTGGAATGGTATCACCAGAAGCTGCGCCTAGAGCAAAGTGGGCTAGATATTAGTCGGGCGATGCCTCCGGGGAGCCAAAATGCCGTTTTTGAGCATAATTTGCAGCAATTAATCCAGGAGCGCCAATATCAGGCGGCGGGGATTCATGATTTGCCGGGGCAATATCTGCCCACCCCAGCGGGGATCACGCTATTGATGGAATACCTGTCGGTGTTGCACTGTTTAACGGCGGGTTTGTTTATTGACAGCTACCATCTGATGCGATCGCGGGTCCATCCCCAAATGCCCTGTTTGGTGGGTCAGCTAGCCCAGCGCTTGCCGGAAGACGAGACCCAGGGCATGGTGGACATTATTCTGCAATACGCTGAGGATTTGGCGGCCCAACAGGAGCAACTGGGGGATTTGAATATTCCGGAGTTGTTGTTGGAGTTTGCCCTGGGGTTTGAGGCGTTGCAGAACCCCACGGCTTTGGCGCGGCTGATGAATGCGGGGGTCAATCTCTGGCTGAAGCGGCGGGATTTGCCCATTGACCCGAATCCCGCCCAACAGGTTGCCACGATCGCGGCGGCTTTGAGGGTGGAGGATCAGGGGTTTGTGGCGAAGCTCAACCAATGCTGGGAACGGTTGCAGCAGGATCAGCGGTTAGATGTGGGGATGGCCTGCTATAACCGGGGTTTGGAGCGGTTGGGGGCGGCGGACTACCGGGGAGCCATTGGGGATTTTGATCAGGTGCTGTATCTCAATGATCAGGATCCCCATGGGTATTTCCAGCGGGGTTTGGCCTATTTGGGTTTAGCAGAAGCTGCGGCCTATGGCCAAGCCTTAGGGGATTTTAATCAGGTGTTGTTGCTCCAGCGTGATTATCCAGAGGCTTACCGCTGGCGGGGGGAGGCTCACTATCTTTTGGGCAATCATCCGGCGGCTTTGGCGGATTTGCGCAGTGCGGCGACGGCGGGGGTCACGGAGGCGGAAACCCGCTGGCAAATTGTCCAGGGGGTGTGGGCGGATCTGCAACGCCGGGAAGCGGAGGAAGTGGAGCGCCAGGAAGCCTACAACCAGGGGGTGCATTATACCCAGCAGGGGGATTATGACCGGGCTATTGCGGCGTTCCAGAAGGCGGAGCAGTTGGGCCACCGGAAGGCACGGCAGCAACGGGAAGCCGTGGAGCAGCAAAAGGCCGAGGCAGAGCGCCGCCAGCAGTTGAGCTTTGCTTTGCCCGGTGAGGGGGGAACCCTGGAGTTTGTCTGGGTGCCGTCGGGTGAGTTAATCATGGTGGATGAACACCGGGGTTCCCTCTGGGATTGGGAAGTGCCCCACGAGGTGCCGTCGGGTGAGTTAATCATGGTGGATGAACACCACCGGGTGCAGGTGCCGGAGTTTCGCATCGGCAAGTTTCCGGTGACCCAGCGCCAGTACCAGGCGATCATGAAAACGAATCCTTCCTTCTTTCAGGCCGATGATCTCACCCCTGAGGAGCAAAAAAAGGGGCTGACCCATTGGGATCGACCCGTGGAAATTGTCACCTGGCATCAAGCCGTGGAATTTTGCGAAAAGCTGACTAATATCCTCAAAATTGAGGGTTATGAGGTGCGGCTCCCCAGCGAGACGATGTGGGAGTGGGCGGCACGGGATGGGGAGAACAGCAGCTTGACCTATGCGGGCAGCAATGACCTCAATGAGGTGGGCTGGTACGACGACAATGCGGGCGGCAAAACCCATCCGGTGGGGCAAAAGAATCCGACTAAAAAGTTAGGGATCCATGACATGAGCGGCAACGTTTGGGAGTGGTGCTGGGATCGCTGGAGTAGTGATTCAAACGTACTACCCAAGAAGGGTAAACCTTTGTTAGAGGGGGGTGACAACACCAAACGCGCCGTTCGTGGGGGTTCCTGGTTCATCAGCGCAGACATTTGCAGTTCTGGGAATCGCTACTACTACAATCCGGGCAACTGCGGCATCATCCGAGGTTTTCGTGTTGTTTTGCTGCCGGTTGGTTTTGTGCCCTGA
- a CDS encoding DUF29 domain-containing protein, which produces MNFSSALGPAPPPSPGYDQDFLLWLEDTAAKLKARDFEHLDLEALIEEVGSLGRSQRRELSSRLTRLLEHLLKRLYVTSPQDDRGWEQTIRHQRLELRLLLEDSPSLKGLWVDRLGKAWTEALALVRQDYPDTPFPDEWPFEADLEAMLDRPFWQTPP; this is translated from the coding sequence ATGAATTTTTCCTCCGCCCTCGGCCCCGCCCCGCCCCCTTCCCCTGGGTATGACCAGGATTTTTTGTTGTGGCTGGAAGATACCGCCGCCAAACTCAAGGCCAGGGATTTTGAGCATTTGGATTTGGAGGCACTGATTGAGGAGGTGGGATCCTTGGGACGATCGCAGCGCCGGGAACTATCCAGCCGTTTAACCCGTTTGCTGGAGCATTTGCTCAAACGGCTCTATGTCACCTCGCCCCAGGACGATCGCGGCTGGGAACAGACCATCCGGCACCAGCGCCTGGAGTTACGGTTGCTCCTAGAAGATTCCCCCAGCTTGAAAGGTCTCTGGGTCGATCGCTTGGGGAAGGCTTGGACGGAGGCTTTAGCCTTGGTGCGCCAGGACTATCCCGATACCCCTTTTCCCGATGAATGGCCCTTTGAGGCTGATCTGGAGGCGATGCTCGATCGTCCCTTCTGGCAAACCCCCCCTTAA
- the mtnB gene encoding methylthioribulose 1-phosphate dehydratase, producing the protein MIDPQCPPPHPLHSPDRREALAWVIRDIHQKGWATGTGGNFSAVLQPDPLSLLMAPSGVDKGLVQAADLITVDDQGHVTAGSGKASAETLLHLAIVRATGAGAVLHTHSVWNTVLSQWAARDGQVVLTGYEMLKGLDGITSHTATVTIPLWPNSQDMAAVSAEIPALLTLDPAPYGLLLAGHGLYTWGATLFQARRHLEILEFLLEVQYRMLCLP; encoded by the coding sequence ATGATCGATCCCCAATGCCCCCCGCCCCACCCCCTCCACAGCCCCGATCGCCGGGAAGCCCTAGCCTGGGTTATCCGCGATATTCACCAGAAAGGCTGGGCCACAGGCACCGGGGGGAACTTTAGCGCTGTTTTGCAGCCGGACCCCCTCAGCCTGCTCATGGCCCCCAGCGGCGTAGACAAAGGCTTGGTGCAGGCCGCTGATCTGATTACCGTGGATGACCAGGGTCACGTCACCGCTGGCAGCGGCAAAGCCTCCGCCGAAACCCTGTTGCATCTGGCCATTGTCCGGGCTACGGGGGCGGGAGCTGTGTTACATACCCATTCGGTGTGGAATACGGTGCTATCCCAGTGGGCCGCCAGGGACGGGCAAGTGGTGTTGACGGGGTACGAAATGCTGAAGGGACTGGACGGCATAACCAGCCACACCGCCACGGTAACTATCCCCCTCTGGCCCAATAGCCAGGACATGGCAGCAGTCAGCGCCGAAATTCCCGCCCTCCTGACCCTGGATCCCGCCCCCTATGGGCTGTTGCTAGCGGGCCACGGTCTCTACACCTGGGGCGCTACCCTGTTCCAAGCCCGCCGCCATCTGGAAATTTTGGAGTTTTTGTTGGAGGTGCAGTATCGAATGCTGTGCTTACCTTAA